Proteins encoded within one genomic window of Haematobia irritans isolate KBUSLIRL chromosome 5, ASM5000362v1, whole genome shotgun sequence:
- the SrpRbeta gene encoding signal recognition particle receptor beta codes for MDKVQKKLHRGEPIKLAELNMTPILLALFLGFVVVALFVIFRKRSSARRDILLSGISDAGKSALFMQVLHNRFPETFTSISENIGLYKKGNLSARLIDIPGHYRVREKSFEKYKRTSKAIAFVVDSVTIQKEIRDVADALYSVLTDSATVPCKVCIFCNKQDSTTAKSAEVIKSSLEKELNLVRDTRSRKLQSTSDEENNKAVYLGKPGRDFEWSHLQQSITFFEGSAKDGELSDLTNWLEKML; via the exons ATGGATAAAGTTCAGAAGAAACTACATCGGGGAGAACCCATAAAATTGGCTGAATTGAATATGACACCTATATTGTTGGCATTGTTTCTTGGCTTCGTAGTTGTTG CCCTCTTTGTGATCTTCCGCAAGAGATCTTCGGCCCGACGAGACATCCTGTTGAGTGGTATCAGTGACGCTGGTAAAAGTGCACTCTTCATGCAAGTTCTTCATAATCGGTTTCCAGAGACATTCACTTCAATATCAGAAAATATAGGCCTCTATAAGAAAGGAAATTTATCCGCCCGACTAATTGATATCCCAGGACACTACAGAGTGAGGGAAAAGAGCTTTGAAAAGTATAAGAGGACATCTAAAGCCATAGCATTTGTTGTAGACTCAGTGACCATACAGAAAGAAATACGTGATGTGGCCGA TGCTTTATACTCCGTACTTACTGATTCGGCAACAGTGCCTTGTAAAGTATGCATTTTCTGCAACAAACAGGACTCTACAACGGCCAAGAGCGCCGAAGTGATCAAGTCTTCTTTGGAAAAGGAATT GAACTTGGTGCGTGACACTCGAAGTCGTAAATTACAGTCTACATCAGACGAAGAGAATAATAAGGCAGTGTATTTGGGCAAACCCGGAAGGGACTTTGAGTGGTCCCATTTGCAACAAAGCATAACGTTTTTCGAAGGTTCGGCAAAGGATGgagaattaagtgatttgacaaactggcttgaaaaaatgttgtag